The window TCTCGTTGCTCGGCCTCGTTGCCGATGGTCAGCAGGGAGAAGGAGGCGGGGTTCTCGCTTTCCCACAGCGCCTCGGCGGCGGCCATCTTCATGGGCTGGGCCTGGACCATGTGCTGGGCCTGGCTGTGGCCGAGGAAGATCACGAGAACCGTTCCCACGGCCCCGTAGATCACAGCGATCTGGAAGGATCGACGGAACACCTCCCAATCCGTCTCCCTTCGCCTCAGCAGGTGGTAGGCGCTGATGCCCAGCACAAAGAAGGCACCCGTGGTCATCCCGCTGAAGAACACGTGGGGGAACTGCACCCAGACGTGCGGATTGGTGACCAGGGCGAGGAAATCGGTCATCTCCGCCCGGCCGTTTCGGATCACGTAGCCCACGGGCTCCTGCATAAAGGAGTTGGCGATCAGGATCCAGAGGGCCGACAGGTTCGAGCCGATGGCGACCAGCCAGATCGTCGCCGCGTGCAGCTTCTTGGAGAGCTTATCCCACCCGAAGGCCCAGATGCCCAGGAAGGTGGACTCGAGGAAAAAGGCCAGGAGGGCCTCGATGGCGAGGGGTGCGCCGAAGATATCGCCCACGAAGCGGGAGTATTCGGACCAGTTCATCCCGAACTGGAATTCCTGCAGGATGCCCGTGACGACGCCCATGGCGAAGTTGATCAGGAACAGCTTCCCCCAGAAGACGGTCATGCGCTTGTACGTCTCATCGCCGGTCCGAACGTACAGCGTCTCCATGATCGCGATGAGGATCGAGAGGCCCAGCGTGAGAGGCACGAAGAAGAAGTGGTAGACGGTGGTGATGGCGAATTGCCATCGGGCGATGAGCAGTGCGTTCATGGGCAGACTCCTTTCTGCAATCGCTCAGTGGTACCTCTTTGTGAATCACTGCAAGGATCGCATGAAGCCCGGCGGAGAGGATACATCGTCGAGCTTGTGGGCGGAGATGAGGTTTTGTAAAGGAGTGGAACACACATCCGTAGG is drawn from Chloroflexota bacterium and contains these coding sequences:
- a CDS encoding cytochrome ubiquinol oxidase subunit I, whose product is MNALLIARWQFAITTVYHFFFVPLTLGLSILIAIMETLYVRTGDETYKRMTVFWGKLFLINFAMGVVTGILQEFQFGMNWSEYSRFVGDIFGAPLAIEALLAFFLESTFLGIWAFGWDKLSKKLHAATIWLVAIGSNLSALWILIANSFMQEPVGYVIRNGRAEMTDFLALVTNPHVWVQFPHVFFSGMTTGAFFVLGISAYHLLRRRETDWEVFRRSFQIAVIYGAVGTVLVIFLGHSQAQHMVQAQPMKMAAAEALWESENPASFSLLTIGNEAEQRDVFAIRIPRLLSLLAYNRLDGEVKGIKNLQAEYEQKYGPGNYAPPIAITYWSFRIMVGAGFLMALLALYGVYLLANDRFTTQPRYLQMLMWAIALPYLANSTGWLLTELGRQPWIVFGLQKTAEAVSPTVSGGMVLFSTIAYTLLYGALMVADVYLLSKYARGEAEDEAILVMAQA